A segment of the Sphingobacterium oryzagri genome:
TTAAATCGTGTTATCTACGATGACGCAACACCTATTATAGCAAATAAGATAAAGATGGTCAATAAGATAATAATTCTCCCGCGGAGCACATGGATCGAAAAAGCTGCCTCTTCCCGTATTCTAGGAAACTTTTCAGATCTGCTGCAAATTCAACATTTTCCAAAGCAAAATACACCGTTAGGATAGGAAGAAGCTATCGATAAAATTGATGTATTAAAGTGTAATTAGGTTAACAGATTAAGGATACAATAACACCGTGTATACTATGGAACGCTACGAAGATGACAATATCCCACCACAAATCAGGGGAAAAAAACTGGATATAACGAAAGAACGGATCGTCAGAGATCCGTTAAAACTCAAGGCAACGTTTAACGAGGCAAGAGATCGTTTATTGAACATTAATAACTGGGCCAGCTTGGTGGATGGTGCAACCTCAACCTTTGCTTTACTTGACAACAAAGGGAAGGAAGAGACTCGCATACCAAAGGAAAGTGACTACGTTAAGATCGATATACCGGGACCGGGTCCTGGACACGGAGCAGGATTCGATTGGGTAACCATCACAAAGATCGACGATCGCCCGGAAGACCTTTACGTGATGATCACCATGCAACCTTCTCCCCCTCCCCAAAAACCGGATAGCGATAAAGTCGCCCACTTCTTTAAGGCCTATTCGAGTACTACCCTTATAGTTAAGATCGCCGGCGAAAAACTATTGGTCATTTATGCAGGCAGAAATGAGGAAATAAATAGTGAAAGCGGTAGGCCCGTGGATAATATTAGGAATATGTTTGTAGGTCTGGGTGCTAAATTGGGACTCTCGCATCCACAGTGGGAAAAACTGGTACTAGGCATTTTAGGTTCGGAAAACTAAGTATGGAGACATGAAGAAATCGTTTGTATATAAGAACAGCTTATCGATCGTATTTTTGACGTTATTTGTTGCCGCACTCTTTGGACAAATCGTTTTCGGATGGAAGGTGCACAATTCCGAACTTTCAGATGTCGGACAGCGCCCATTGGAACTATTGCATTATTTGCGAAGCGGACATTTCATCTCTGCAACATTTGAAAATTTCCAGAGCGAATTTTTGCAGATGATGCTCTACGTATTTCTGACAATATTTTTACGCCAAATCGGGTCGGCTGAATCAAAAAAGCTGAATGAAAAAGAGCCCGTTGATCGGGAGCCTCGCCCAAGTCCTGACGCGCCAAGTCCTGTCAGGTCAGGAGGTTGGAGACTTAAACTTTATAAGCATTCGCTGTCAATCGCATTTGCTTTTCTCTTTGTTTTCAGTTGGGCAATGCATCTATTTGGAAGCTTTCGCTACTATAATGATGAGCTTATCATGGATAATGAACCTTCGATCAACCTAATATCCTTTATTTCAAAGCCCGATTTTTGGTTTGAATCACTACAAAATTGGCAGAGCGAATTTTTATCGGTTGCCTCTATAGTCATATTAAGCATTTTTTTAAGACAAAAGGGATCTCCAAAGTCAAAGCCTGTAGATGCTCCGCACATGGAAACTGGTAAATAGGGAAATATTAATTTTAGACGCAGCGATTTTACGAGCTCCTATTCGAGGTTACCTTTTTCTTTTTTACATCCGCATGAAAGCAAAAATTCCGTCAGCTGGAAATTAGAGCTGTTGGCGGTATTCATACTTCGACGATTTAAGATTTTGGCAACAAACCAAAACTCTCGATAGCTAAAGCATGTTGCCAAACCGCATTTAACTTAGCATCAGTTAAAAATGAATGTTGTTGACCTTCAATTATAAACAATGCAGCGAGTGTTTTGCCTCACTTTTAAAGTTCTATCAAGCTCAAATTGTCCTTTGGGCTATCAAGTGACGAAATAGTGATGACAATTAAAGTCTAGATGATTTTTTTGTAACAAATGCCATAGATAGTCACGTGATTTCGTTTATTTCTTTTACATTGTTTTTACGTGCTCCTGTAAAAAATATGCGTTTGATACTGGTAAACGACTCCGTGTAGGGTCGTAACCAACCAGCGCGAAAGAAGCAGGAGACATAAGAATCAGCAAAAAACAACGGAACACGATTGCTCAGACTGTAAGCAATATCACTGTAGCCATGTTTACGTTGAATGCATGATCTTATATGTTACTGCGATTGATTGAGAAAGAAAGGTGATAGTACTGTAAACTAGCCAATATAACGTATAGACGCTCTATTGAAAAGTACCAAAGTTTCATGAAGAATCTAGGTGAGCAAAAAGTTGATATAAATTTCTTTCGACTCTGGGATGTGTTTTGATTTTGCGGTTGTCGGGATCTTCCTTTTGCATATGCTCCTATGACCAGATAGTTTGATTGAAAAAACGAACCAAAAATACAACCAAAAGACCTCCTACAACGACCCATTTTCAACCTTGCGCAGTTAAGTATCGAGTTAATGCTCAGCTTGTAGGATATTGTCAGTCATTATCCAAATTGATCTAGAGAATTTTCAATTAGCATCTCCCCTTGGTAAGTTTAAGCTTTAATGCTTTTTATGATCAACTCAAATCCTTGAAAAATTAATGCGAATGATCAGCGCAAAAACGAACAGCCGATAAGAGTTCACTCTCTGAACATGTTCTTTTTAATATTTTATCAATTTGATATTTTGTGATTAAGTTGGAGTCAAACTTCCTTTTTCCAAGCATGAGGATTAACTTGGCTTGATGAAAGCTGCTACGTATAATCTCCAATAAATTAGAAATTGGGATTTGGGAATTATCGGTATCCAAAATGACGACAGTAGGTCTTTTAAGGGGAGTATTATTTTTTCCATGCGCAAAATCAAGATCTTTTTCGCTCCATATATTAATTACCTGGCCATCTGACTCGCAAGATAAAATAGTATCCAGCGCGATTCGAAAATTTTTGCAGCTACTAATAATGCCGACATCTATCTTTTCCATAGGTTATTTATTATTAGAATTTCTACGACGATCCTTTAGCGTTTGCTATTAACGGAAAGTCATCTCAAAAGGTTCATAAACAATTAGACTTATTTAATAAATAACTATGTATTGCTCACATACCGTATCTAAAGTATAATAGGCGTCTGCCTAGCTCAATGGTGGACACGGGTGCTGCTTTTGGATTTCTAATGCGATCTAAACTTTGTGGATTGGAAAAGATAATATGAGGCAAATAGTTGATGAAGAAAAGGTAATGGATTAGTAAAGAGATATATTTTGATAAGTTAGGGTTTTCGTTATATATCAAATATTGCGTCTTCACTTTATTAGAAGTCCAAAGCCGAAAACGATAAGCGGTTGTGATCGTTCTTATAAAAGTAATCTAACTTTCTAACTATGTTGAAGATCGGTTATCATGCCTCCCACGAGCAATTTTCGCCGAGCGATCTACTACGCTACGCAGAGATTGCCGAGAAAAGCGGGTTTGGCCTTATCACCTCCTCAGATCATTTCCACCCATGGTCGGAAATTGAATCCCACAGCGGTTTTGCGTGGAGCTGGCTAGGAGCCGCAATGCAAGCCATCCATTTGGAGTTCGGTATTATCACAGCTCCTGCACCCCGATATCATCCCGCGATCGTAGCACAGGCAGTTGCCACGCTTAATCAAATGTTTGATAATCGACTTTGGATAGCTGCGGGCAGTGGTCAAGCCCTGAATGAAAACATCAATGGCGATTTTTGGCCTGACAAGCAAACGAGAAACGAACGTCTCGTAGAAAGTGTGTCCATCATGCGAAGACTATGGGACGGGCAGGAGGTTACGCAGTACGGGCATGTCAACGTTGTGGAAGCACGCCTTTACACTTTGCCCACTGCCACACCCAAGGTGTTTGGCGCCGCACTTAGCGAGAAAACAGCAGGCTGGTTAGCCTCTTGGAGCGATGGTCTAATCACGGTTAATCATCCCCAAGAAAAGCTTCAAAAGCTTGCTGCGGCTTACCGCGCAGGAAATCCATCCGGCGAACTGGCCCTAAAGGTCCAGGTATCTTATGCCAAGGATTTAAAGACTGCCGAGAAACTGGCTTGGGAAAACTGGAGAAACAACATACTGGGAGGAGAAACCCAAGCTATGCTTTCCCATCCCAAACTTTTCGATGAGGCAGCCAGCTTTGTCCGAATTGAAGATATGAAGCACCATGTTATATTAGCTGATGGAGCGGATGCTTTAATTAGCGCACTTAAAAAATACATTGCGATGGGTTTTACCAGAATAACATTGCACAATGTCAATCGTGATCAAATTGGTTTTCTGGAACTGATGCGCAGTGCTGTGCTACCATCTTTTCAAAAAGTTTAGCGGTGCCGATTAAAATAACCCACCAATCTATACGTTTGATATTCCCAAAGCATTTACCGCGCCTACCATCCCAATTAAGGCTTTGGTCACGCAGTGGCAAGTGTATTTACCATTTACATAAGATGCCAGGAACTTTTTAAGTAGCCATTATCGTTCATCTAAAAAGCAAGCAGTATACAGTGGCAGTCCTGTAAACTTTAACAATTACATCCAGGTTTTTGATACCAATTTAAATACCTGTATTGATTAATTAATACCCGATGTCTACAACACAATGAACTATACATGAACTAGCGCATTCAGAACAATATAAGTCACCATGAAAAAAATAATACCTACAAAAGCACACGCCGTCATGGATTACGGCAGCACCATTATATTGCTGGTCGGTCCTTGGATTCTATTATTTCAAGACATACCCGCCGCTAAATATACATTTGTTTTATCCGGCGCGCTCATCCTGCTACAGTCGATCCTGACAAATTACGAAGGCGGACTTTTAAGACTTATCCCTATTAAACTGCATCTATATGTGGACGTTGCACTTGGCATCATGCTTGTTGCCTCGCCATGGCTATTCGGCTTTGCAGACCATACTTGGCTCTGGCATCTGTCGATGGGGGCGATGAGTATATTTACAGGTTTGTTCACCAGCAGTAAGATTCCCGAATTTTTATCGATGAAAGGAATGTAGGCTAAACCGGAAGATCTAAATAAATAAAATATGGCACTAAAAGAACCTGTACTTAAAATCGTAAATAAGATCTATTCGCCATTGAGCACTATCGATCTAAAATTCGGGCGCTATGATCTGCGTTTTACAACCGATAAGGTCGGCCGTCCCACCTTACTATTGATAGGAAGAAAGAACGAAAACGACAAAATTGTAGGAGAAAGGTACAGTCGTCGATTAAAAATCGGGCCTAATGGCGAGGTTATTAAAGATCATTGGGATAATCAAGGTAAGGCGTAAAGTTTCATGCAAGCAAAAGCAATAGAAGAATTAGGCCTGATTACTAAAGTTAATAAATAGATATCTATCAAGGGAATAATCTACACCGTTTTACAAAAAGCTTATTGAACTAACTCCATGCCCCCCTATTGACGTTGCATAAGGGAAAATATCTTATAAGCGGCCGCTCCGGCGGTATTTTAGAGATAAGTTTAAATACTTTACAACCATTTTGTCTGAGCTATAACTGCATCCAAAAAGGAAAAATCTTAAAAAAATTAAGCATATACATGTGTTGACACTTCACTCTCAGCATGCGGTACAACTCAGCGTCTTACCGGTATCTCGTACCGGCGCATTCGGCTTTCCGTAAATAAGCCCAAGCCTAAAATAATAAATCCCAAAAAGGTGTTCATTATATGCACGATTGTGGGGAAATCCAGTAGAAATGGCGAGATGATAAGGAATGTACCTAGTAAAACGTCGAACCATAAATGTACCGATATAGGAATGACCCTAATTAATCCTCCTTCATAGTTGGTTGTCAAGGCTTGCACGACGATCAAGCCGGCGGCAAGCCAACTGATTAGCGAGGCCAGATGATGTTCCTCGAAATCTAATATCCAAGGACTCACTAGTAAAACCAATGCCGTTATATAATCAAAAAAAGTGTGCCAGTGTGTGGGAATAATTCTTCTCATGATACTGTTTATATGATGATTCTCCGTTAAGAAGCTTTAAATCTTAAACCAAAATAATTTGTCTGCATGCACGTCAACTGCGTTGTTGGCTAATTCGGAAAAGGTCTACGGATTTAGTTACGCAGATTTCACGTCGAACTTTCTATTCGTAATATTTTTTTTCAACAACGTATTATAAAAAGGTAAAGCGGGCGCCGTACGATCCCGCTTTCCGTAAGGTGAATTATTTTAGTTAATCGTGACCTTCCGTTTTTACGATCTTATTGTAGATACCGAATAAAAGGAAGGGTGCCACCCACTGCCCTATAAATAAGGCGGTATGTTTACGTCCTAGGCACTTTAATATTGCCGAGCCGGCCATTGCCGCTATTGACGCACACAAGTACACTTTTGAAGGAATTTGAGCCGTTTTGCTCTCGATCTCCTTTGTTAGTTTGCCCTCTTGGGCACCTTTGTTTTCTAGATTTTCCATAACATTTGCTTTAATATGTCAAACTTGCAACAGGCCTTTTGATTTTGCCGATTATTTTCCCCAAGCATCCAATCAACTTTAATTCCTTATCTGGTGCTTTTATACTTGGGCAAGTCCACAGTTGTTAATCGAATGAATTCCAGACGGTAAAGTTCACCAATCAGGCAATACAGGTATTTATTACTATCCTTATCGTATTTATATGTAAAAAAGCTTCGTTTCTTCAACATACCCCAATTTACTTCGAAATTGTACAACATTAGCACAATCCCAAATTTTCTTGAATACGCGCGAGTGACCTTTTTAATGGTTTAAAAATAAGAAGTGAAGCGGTTTTGCAAGGAGCATTGCAATTTTTCCAGAACGGGTCGTAAAACTGAAGACCAAATGGACCAATTCCCCAATGATAATAGTTCAATTTTCCCGCTTGTGTAAAGCACGGTGTCGGTCGCTGAACTCCAACCCAAAAAAATCAGACCGCTCCTTAACGATAAAAAGATAAAAACTGCTGGAGACAATACCAAGAAGCGCACATGAACGCGGTAAATGTTAGCAGAATCGTTTACCGACTCTACCTATACAACCTCCTCAATGATCCTTGGCGGATTTCCTAAATTCCTCAGAAATTCGAAAATATATTCCTTACGTTGTCGTATTTCCAAGCTATATTTGAAATTTAGCTTACTGTGATGATCACTGCCCGATAGAATCGAGCAGAAATGGTCACTTGGTTCGTCTTCTGTTCTACCTGTATGACACTGCTGCTTTGTACAACAGGATTTGACGCTGGCCAGCTGTGGTGAGATAGCTGCCCAAGCTGTATTGAACGCCTACGGCAGGCAGAGCGATACCATGATAGGACGCAGCGCGTTATTTTTCTTATCATCGTACCTTAGTTTATTAAAAGCTTATCCCTTAGCAGCTCCACCATTATTGTCAGCAAAATTACTTCACTTTCATTGTGGTAATCAGAACAAATCATCTAATC
Coding sequences within it:
- a CDS encoding TIGR03885 family FMN-dependent LLM class oxidoreductase, with the protein product MLKIGYHASHEQFSPSDLLRYAEIAEKSGFGLITSSDHFHPWSEIESHSGFAWSWLGAAMQAIHLEFGIITAPAPRYHPAIVAQAVATLNQMFDNRLWIAAGSGQALNENINGDFWPDKQTRNERLVESVSIMRRLWDGQEVTQYGHVNVVEARLYTLPTATPKVFGAALSEKTAGWLASWSDGLITVNHPQEKLQKLAAAYRAGNPSGELALKVQVSYAKDLKTAEKLAWENWRNNILGGETQAMLSHPKLFDEAASFVRIEDMKHHVILADGADALISALKKYIAMGFTRITLHNVNRDQIGFLELMRSAVLPSFQKV
- a CDS encoding SPW repeat domain-containing protein, which encodes MRRIIPTHWHTFFDYITALVLLVSPWILDFEEHHLASLISWLAAGLIVVQALTTNYEGGLIRVIPISVHLWFDVLLGTFLIISPFLLDFPTIVHIMNTFLGFIILGLGLFTESRMRRYEIPVRR
- a CDS encoding DUF6766 family protein encodes the protein MKKSFVYKNSLSIVFLTLFVAALFGQIVFGWKVHNSELSDVGQRPLELLHYLRSGHFISATFENFQSEFLQMMLYVFLTIFLRQIGSAESKKLNEKEPVDREPRPSPDAPSPVRSGGWRLKLYKHSLSIAFAFLFVFSWAMHLFGSFRYYNDELIMDNEPSINLISFISKPDFWFESLQNWQSEFLSVASIVILSIFLRQKGSPKSKPVDAPHMETGK
- a CDS encoding SPW repeat domain-containing protein; amino-acid sequence: MKKIIPTKAHAVMDYGSTIILLVGPWILLFQDIPAAKYTFVLSGALILLQSILTNYEGGLLRLIPIKLHLYVDVALGIMLVASPWLFGFADHTWLWHLSMGAMSIFTGLFTSSKIPEFLSMKGM